Genomic window (Henningerozyma blattae CBS 6284 chromosome 10, complete genome):
aaaatggatgGATTTTTAATGGATGCTAATGATTCGGAAGATcctactaataataacaatggtgattctgaattaaatgatttggATATTGGAGTATTGGAGGCCAATCAATCACCTTCAAATGATTTACAATTGGATGATCAGAACGATTTTGATCTTTTTATGGATAACCCTGATTtaagtaataatactaataatattggtGATAGTAATGCAGAAGAGCAACTTGGTAATAATGACAATGATCTTTTAAGTCAATCGATGATAAATGACGATTCtaacatatttttaaatgatcaaAATGATTCATTGTTTGACAATTCGAATGACCCAGATATCGAATTAGCCATTAAcgattcaaatataaatgaagataaagaGGACAATATGGATATAATAAAGgatattaaagatgatatatcaaaagaaaataccAAGAGTGATACAAATGAAGAATCGGGTGATGGTGctggtgatgatgatgaagatgacgAAGATTTATTTGGGGAAAACGATGCTGAAGGAGAAAATAATGGCGAAGGAGAAAATGCtgttgaagaagaaaatagtAATTTCGCCAATACTAATGAAACTACTACTGAGACAGAACTTGTAAATAAACCAATTGAAAAGATAAGTTTGAAAGACACTGATAGACCCAATGTAGACATTGGAGCATATTCTCAAgtgaatgaaaatataaaatctAATGAAGTTGATAAACTTAATGTAGGTTCCGACCTTGGAAAAGATGATAAACCTAAGGAAGATTTGAAACCTGATACAGGTGCAAGCCATGAAGAAGAGTCTAAGCCTAAAGTTGACACAACacttgaaaaaaatcttgatcctaatgaaataaacaaaacaaataatgaatctgATGTAAATATGGAAGCTACAAACGAAGCtgatacaaataaaaatggagTAGCAACTTTAGCCGATAAACCAAATAAGATCACTAATACTGAAATTACTGAAACTACTGAAACTACTGGtaaagataatataataactAAAGAGCAAACGAATGAAGAACAAAAGAATGAAGAACAAAAGGATGAAGAACAAAAGGATGAAGAACAAAAGGATGAAGAACAAAAGAATAACGAAcagaaaaatgaaaattcaaatgtgAATACTTCAACTCAAGAAACCATAAAATCTGATACTAATGCTACGTTACCACCTGTAGAACGAACCACGATTGACCAAACTTCAAATGGCCAAAACACTACCGATCAAAACTCAAACACTCAAGCcgtaaataatgaaaatacaaTCGATAGAAGTACAGTTGCTATGAAAGCCCCCAAGCCATCTGAAAcgaatgataataaaagtgATACAGTGGATGAAGACGAAGAAGATGAGGATGATGAGGATGAAGATATAAGGATGGAAGATgctgatgatgataatgatagcAAAGTTGACATGGAAAAAGATACTAAAGAAGTGaaagaggaagaagaagaagaccAGAATTTTCTTTCTATACCACAAACAcatgaaattattatcccTAGTTATGCAGGCTGGTTTAATCTTAAAAAGATCCAtccaattgaaaaacaGTCATTGCCTGAATTTTTCACGAATCGAATTGCATCTAAATCTCCACAAGTATACATCAAATATCGTAATTTCATGGTTAATTCGTATCGATTAAATCctaatgaatatattagtTTAACGGCAGTACGAAGAAATCTTTGTGGTGATTCTGGAGCATTATTCCGTATTCATcgatttttaataaaatggGGGTTAATCAATTATCAAATCAAGACTGAGAAATTACCTCAAAGTATTGAACCACCGTTAACAGGAGAATACTCGACAAGACATGATGCACCAAGAGGGCTTTTCCCCTTTGAAAGTTATAAACCAAGTGTTCAATTACCTGATATTgctaaattaaaaaaaatgatggaCTTGGATGATCAATCTACTACTTTATCtcaatatttacaaaagaCAATTTCTAAAAACATGGAGGggacaaataaaaaaagaactcGTGATGAGAGTGAAAAGCCTGTGGGGAACTCAGAGGATAAATCAAAAGAGAAGTCAGAAGAAaaacaagaagaaaaaacagAAGTACACATCAAGAAACAAGATAATGTAAACAGCAATGAACCAGAAAACCCATCGAAAAAAAGACCTAAGATTCTTTCTAGTATAATTGATGAATATAATGGTATCggtaatgaaaaaaaatggaccaaagaagaattaaaacGTCTCTTGCGAGGAATTCATGAATATGAAACAGATTGGTATAAAATCGCCAAG
Coding sequences:
- the SWI3 gene encoding Swi3p (similar to Saccharomyces cerevisiae SWI3 (YJL176C); ancestral locus Anc_1.163): MDGFLMDANDSEDPTNNNNGDSELNDLDIGVLEANQSPSNDLQLDDQNDFDLFMDNPDLSNNTNNIGDSNAEEQLGNNDNDLLSQSMINDDSNIFLNDQNDSLFDNSNDPDIELAINDSNINEDKEDNMDIIKDIKDDISKENTKSDTNEESGDGAGDDDEDDEDLFGENDAEGENNGEGENAVEEENSNFANTNETTTETELVNKPIEKISLKDTDRPNVDIGAYSQVNENIKSNEVDKLNVGSDLGKDDKPKEDLKPDTGASHEEESKPKVDTTLEKNLDPNEINKTNNESDVNMEATNEADTNKNGVATLADKPNKITNTEITETTETTGKDNIITKEQTNEEQKNEEQKDEEQKDEEQKDEEQKNNEQKNENSNVNTSTQETIKSDTNATLPPVERTTIDQTSNGQNTTDQNSNTQAVNNENTIDRSTVAMKAPKPSETNDNKSDTVDEDEEDEDDEDEDIRMEDADDDNDSKVDMEKDTKEVKEEEEEDQNFLSIPQTHEIIIPSYAGWFNLKKIHPIEKQSLPEFFTNRIASKSPQVYIKYRNFMVNSYRLNPNEYISLTAVRRNLCGDSGALFRIHRFLIKWGLINYQIKTEKLPQSIEPPLTGEYSTRHDAPRGLFPFESYKPSVQLPDIAKLKKMMDLDDQSTTLSQYLQKTISKNMEGTNKKRTRDESEKPVGNSEDKSKEKSEEKQEEKTEVHIKKQDNVNSNEPENPSKKRPKILSSIIDEYNGIGNEKKWTKEELKRLLRGIHEYETDWYKIAKHVGNKTPEECILRFLQLPIEDSYLYSDQGTNDIGPLKYAPHLPFSKSENPVLSTIAFLVGLVNPRIVQSMTQRALRQIDEEDAKDWNMKETIDKLNDSNASTTKDDKKDESEAKSKVDKDNKDANNGHNDDCSDNNNDNNGKDTSRDSINDTKTGMPDATSNTKAGSDAKVNDTKDDNSKTDDAKNNGTKNGDTKNSDTKSIDTKNNDEKEFAKPIPPASLQEAASIALGSVGVRSGICTRHEREGLTAIGSQMVAAELTKVRLKLQLLSTIERAAELDRKNLQHQHEQLLVARLGLQAAGQRVVRTLRAVVRDVRDATSSIDTPIASTTTSSATFQLADADARLDAAEQLLIRPAIVSLGTGTSRAADDTGSAATASSAATTTTTASAGPPPVSLAAPQLYHYWSG